The following proteins are encoded in a genomic region of Paenibacillus antri:
- a CDS encoding enolase C-terminal domain-like protein, which yields MTKIKRMRCIRTRRDASWTIIKVETDQPGLYGIGSANDHFNPSAVVSVVEELLAPLLIGKDAGAIEDLWQTMYQSGYWRNGSHLMTAIGGIDMALWDLKGKEAGMPVYRLLGGPCRSAVPCYAHAAGRDQTELEEDIAKYMEEGYGVIRCQLGAYGGGGFIPASRANVPERAPPVPHVFDEEAYLNAIPLMFERLRVKFGDAPKFTHDVHEHLNPSNAIQLAKRLEPYRLFFLEDVLPPEQIVYYRDIRRQCATPQAVGELFTHPHEWLPLLQERLIDYIRVRVSKVGGITQCRKIAAVAEAYGIRTAWQEGGDNDPVNQAAAMHLDLAIWNFGIQEDNVFRPEEREAFPGTPELKRGYLYANESPGLGVDIDEGKAARLLAAEAKSTPYHKPYPVDRKADGTVVRP from the coding sequence GTGACCAAAATCAAACGCATGCGTTGCATTCGCACAAGGCGCGACGCCAGCTGGACGATCATCAAGGTGGAGACGGACCAACCGGGTTTATACGGCATAGGCTCGGCGAACGACCACTTCAACCCGTCGGCTGTTGTATCGGTCGTGGAGGAACTGCTCGCACCGCTATTGATCGGTAAGGACGCCGGAGCGATCGAGGATTTGTGGCAGACGATGTACCAGAGCGGCTATTGGCGGAACGGGTCCCATCTCATGACAGCGATCGGCGGCATCGATATGGCGCTTTGGGATTTGAAGGGCAAGGAGGCCGGCATGCCGGTATACCGCTTGTTAGGCGGCCCTTGCCGTTCGGCGGTGCCGTGCTACGCTCATGCCGCCGGGCGCGACCAGACGGAATTGGAAGAGGATATCGCCAAGTATATGGAGGAAGGGTACGGCGTTATTCGCTGTCAATTAGGAGCTTACGGCGGAGGAGGGTTCATTCCCGCAAGCCGAGCGAATGTACCCGAACGCGCGCCGCCTGTGCCGCACGTCTTCGATGAAGAGGCGTACCTGAACGCCATTCCTCTTATGTTCGAGCGATTGCGCGTAAAGTTCGGAGATGCTCCGAAATTTACGCACGACGTCCACGAACATCTCAATCCCAGTAATGCCATTCAATTGGCGAAGCGGTTGGAGCCCTACCGATTGTTCTTTCTCGAAGATGTCCTCCCTCCGGAGCAGATCGTGTACTATCGGGACATTCGCCGCCAATGTGCGACGCCGCAGGCCGTCGGGGAATTGTTCACCCATCCCCATGAATGGCTGCCGTTGCTGCAAGAACGGCTGATCGATTATATCCGCGTCCGAGTTTCGAAAGTCGGGGGCATCACGCAGTGCCGGAAAATCGCGGCGGTGGCGGAGGCCTACGGCATCCGAACCGCTTGGCAGGAAGGCGGAGACAACGACCCGGTCAACCAGGCCGCGGCGATGCATCTGGATCTGGCGATCTGGAACTTCGGCATCCAGGAGGACAACGTCTTCCGACCGGAGGAGCGGGAGGCGTTCCCCGGCACCCCGGAATTAAAGAGGGGATATTTGTATGCGAACGAGTCTCCGGGACTCGGCGTCGATATCGACGAGGGGAAGGCGGCCCGCTTGCTTGCGGCCGAGGCGAAGTCGACGCCGTATCATAAGCCGTACCCTGTAGACCGGAAAGCGGATGGGACCGTTGTAAGGCCGTAA
- a CDS encoding alpha-mannosidase produces the protein MTKATGEIKKVYVVSHTHWDREWYQDFQGYRVRLVYLIDELLEVMESDPGYRYFMMDGQTIVIDDYLEIRPENRDRLLKLIREGRIRVGPWYVMPDEFLVSGESLIRNLSTGFRRARSWGIEPMKSGYVTDIFGHNSQLPQLLQGFGIDNAVLFRGFRGDADASEMIWEGADGSRVLGLKLDEDRSYGDFYFFLRWPFAERGFAYDAKELIERAQTMLKYKSVRATTDLALGLDGVDHIEVEPRLPWMLQTLNEAEQLGGVEFIHTHLEHYLEDMRKRVRDVAVLRGEQRSPGYSGVNNWLMNNVLSSRIHLKQRNYDCESTLERWAEPWGVFAALEGRPYPKAFFDRAWEHLLQNHPHDSICGCSIDQVHRDMIYRFDQSKLIAERMIEEQLRYVSNHLSASGAPGERVLTLFNASASETNGVVETEFALPTGVAGVATGLMGTLFRIFDADRREIPYQLLELMRNSVQKRRPYRDIPHADAVDRYRIALPARIPAYGYASYTVELVQHEGPGPGEYDAPRMRKPVRYPGTMQVNANAWENERIRLEVYSNGSIRIHDRETGRDFGPLLLFEDEADIGEGWNHVSPVTNGVFRTTGNAADISTVFDGPYMTRIEIRLTWRLPKSIEAGGTRRHNEFVELPIVTRIDLKKDDPALVCRTTIDNRARDHRLKVLFATGLRTDAYYTSTPFDFVRRSVKRLDYSDYMEKARDEVPHNGIVALADDRSGLAVYSKGLYEVAVRSDTERTVALTLFRSTGQEVLSDGSDGGQLLRELTFDYVIRPFAMDESFPGRSFQEHHAFVCGIRSVDRPMDRACFETPHRRKNADLPLAKSFLSSSNPNVLVSAVKAAEDRPGQYVVRVWNAADRSEEGTLSFDKPLRSAMLVDLDERPLSDAAFAERSVPISLKSKQIATITVQFDI, from the coding sequence ATGACGAAAGCAACCGGTGAAATCAAGAAGGTGTATGTCGTGTCGCATACCCACTGGGATCGGGAATGGTATCAGGATTTTCAAGGCTACCGGGTGCGGCTGGTTTATTTGATCGACGAGCTGCTCGAAGTAATGGAAAGCGACCCGGGGTACCGTTACTTCATGATGGACGGCCAGACGATCGTTATCGACGATTACTTGGAAATTCGTCCGGAAAACCGCGATCGACTCCTGAAGCTCATTCGAGAGGGGCGAATTCGCGTAGGACCTTGGTATGTGATGCCTGACGAGTTTCTGGTCAGCGGCGAATCGCTGATCCGGAATTTGTCGACCGGCTTCCGGCGCGCCCGCAGCTGGGGCATCGAGCCGATGAAGTCAGGGTACGTCACGGACATCTTCGGCCACAACAGCCAGCTTCCTCAGCTCCTGCAAGGCTTCGGCATCGACAACGCGGTGCTGTTCCGCGGTTTCCGCGGCGACGCCGACGCCTCAGAGATGATTTGGGAAGGAGCGGACGGAAGCCGCGTGCTAGGGTTAAAGCTGGACGAGGACCGCTCCTATGGCGATTTTTACTTTTTCCTTCGGTGGCCTTTCGCGGAGCGCGGTTTCGCTTACGACGCCAAGGAGCTGATCGAGCGCGCGCAAACCATGCTGAAGTACAAATCGGTCCGAGCGACGACGGACTTGGCGCTCGGGCTTGACGGCGTCGATCATATCGAGGTCGAGCCTCGGCTTCCTTGGATGTTGCAGACGTTGAACGAGGCGGAGCAGCTGGGCGGCGTCGAATTCATACATACGCATCTTGAGCATTATCTTGAGGATATGCGGAAGCGGGTGCGGGACGTCGCGGTGCTCCGAGGCGAGCAGCGCTCTCCGGGATACTCTGGCGTCAACAATTGGCTGATGAATAACGTCTTGTCCTCCCGGATTCACCTTAAGCAACGAAATTACGATTGCGAGTCGACGCTCGAACGATGGGCAGAGCCATGGGGCGTCTTCGCCGCCTTGGAGGGACGGCCTTATCCCAAGGCGTTCTTCGACCGCGCGTGGGAACATCTCCTTCAAAATCATCCCCACGACTCCATCTGCGGTTGTTCGATCGATCAGGTGCACCGGGATATGATCTATCGCTTCGACCAGTCCAAGCTGATCGCGGAACGCATGATCGAAGAGCAGCTCCGCTACGTCTCAAATCATCTGAGTGCTAGCGGCGCTCCCGGCGAACGAGTGCTGACGCTGTTTAACGCGTCCGCTTCGGAGACGAACGGCGTCGTCGAGACGGAGTTCGCCTTGCCGACCGGCGTCGCCGGCGTCGCGACGGGATTGATGGGTACGTTGTTCCGCATCTTCGATGCCGACCGCCGGGAGATTCCCTATCAGCTGTTGGAGCTAATGAGGAACAGCGTGCAGAAACGCAGACCTTACCGGGACATTCCGCACGCCGATGCCGTCGACCGGTACCGGATCGCTCTGCCGGCGCGAATTCCCGCATACGGGTACGCATCCTATACGGTGGAGCTCGTGCAGCACGAAGGGCCGGGCCCCGGGGAATACGACGCTCCGCGCATGAGGAAGCCGGTCCGGTATCCGGGCACGATGCAGGTGAACGCGAATGCATGGGAGAACGAGCGGATTCGGCTCGAAGTGTATTCGAACGGCTCGATCCGGATTCACGACCGCGAGACCGGACGGGATTTCGGTCCGTTGCTTTTGTTCGAGGACGAGGCGGACATCGGGGAAGGCTGGAACCACGTTAGTCCGGTGACGAACGGCGTGTTCCGCACGACGGGGAATGCGGCGGATATTTCTACCGTCTTCGACGGGCCGTACATGACTCGAATCGAAATTCGGCTGACCTGGCGCCTTCCGAAGTCGATCGAAGCCGGCGGGACGAGGAGGCATAACGAGTTCGTAGAGCTTCCGATCGTCACCCGGATCGACCTGAAAAAGGATGATCCGGCGCTCGTCTGCCGGACGACGATCGATAACCGGGCGCGGGATCATCGGTTGAAGGTTCTGTTCGCGACGGGGCTTCGGACGGACGCGTACTACACGAGCACGCCGTTCGACTTCGTGCGGCGGAGCGTGAAGCGCCTGGATTATTCGGATTATATGGAAAAGGCGCGAGACGAGGTTCCCCACAACGGCATCGTCGCTCTAGCGGACGACCGTTCCGGTCTCGCCGTCTACAGCAAAGGATTGTACGAGGTCGCCGTGCGGAGCGACACGGAACGGACCGTCGCCTTGACATTATTCCGAAGCACGGGCCAGGAAGTGTTGAGCGACGGAAGCGACGGCGGGCAGCTGCTCCGCGAGCTGACGTTCGATTATGTGATTCGCCCGTTCGCAATGGACGAATCGTTCCCGGGTCGCTCGTTCCAAGAGCATCATGCTTTCGTCTGCGGCATCCGTTCCGTCGACCGGCCGATGGACCGCGCCTGCTTCGAGACGCCGCACCGGCGGAAGAATGCGGACCTGCCGCTCGCGAAGTCGTTCCTCTCGTCGAGCAATCCGAACGTACTCGTCAGCGCAGTCAAAGCTGCGGAGGATCGACCGGGACAATATGTCGTTCGCGTATGGAACGCCGCCGACAGGTCCGAGGAGGGAACGCTGTCTTTCGATAAGCCGCTGCGCTCGGCGATGCTCGTCGATTTGGACGAACGACCGCTATCGGATGCGGCGTTCGCGGAGCGAAGCGTGCCGATATCACTGAAGTCGAAGCAGATCGCGACGATCACCGTACAATTCGATATCTGA
- a CDS encoding extracellular solute-binding protein produces MRLNKKWILSFLSVFAFVTVVACSGGGGDGADPAAGDPAPAEMPAKETKEEPAAGEAEPEKIADIVINVNGADNVAGTGDVDDQIKAREADIKKATDPMPKDQLAPLDIAKAVNQKLADQGYNLLQEDWGWSEPLVQKQTAAFIAKSTPDVITGETQSPGYAAQGLLEPFPDWLAEKVRNEVVEGAWKPMEYGGKIYGVAFQPGVSILFWNKDVFRKAGLDPEKGPTTWDEMLEMSKQITEAGKGEYWGGVIYAGPNNGGYLRAGIYPLINGGGFVDENNHPIFNHEKNVAAFQFLRDLNQYAPKGVMANTGEGAYWDPVNKGQVGIWAEGPWMVSTCASLNLDCGTGPLPLSEGGQQANITIGAAFASVPIYAKNKEGGFKFIEAMLSEDVQQIIADAGVRPPVLKSIGESEAYKTAHPEIYKFYEAMAGNVKGLPTFAKDNTRAWQIYGEAMSRTLMTNEDVKSILDGAQQKVEALLK; encoded by the coding sequence ATGCGGTTAAATAAGAAATGGATTTTATCATTTTTATCGGTCTTTGCATTCGTTACCGTTGTTGCTTGCTCCGGAGGCGGGGGCGACGGCGCCGATCCGGCCGCCGGCGATCCGGCCCCCGCGGAGATGCCCGCGAAAGAAACGAAGGAAGAGCCCGCCGCGGGCGAAGCGGAGCCGGAGAAGATCGCCGACATCGTCATCAATGTGAATGGTGCGGATAACGTGGCTGGCACAGGCGACGTAGACGACCAAATTAAAGCCCGCGAAGCGGACATCAAGAAGGCGACGGATCCGATGCCGAAGGATCAGTTGGCGCCGCTCGATATCGCGAAGGCGGTCAACCAGAAGCTGGCCGATCAAGGCTATAACTTGCTTCAAGAGGATTGGGGCTGGTCCGAGCCGCTTGTGCAAAAGCAAACGGCCGCGTTCATCGCGAAATCGACGCCGGACGTCATCACCGGCGAAACGCAATCCCCGGGTTACGCGGCACAGGGGTTGCTGGAGCCGTTCCCGGATTGGCTCGCGGAGAAAGTTCGCAACGAGGTCGTCGAAGGCGCTTGGAAACCGATGGAGTACGGCGGGAAGATTTACGGCGTAGCCTTCCAGCCAGGCGTATCGATCCTGTTTTGGAACAAGGACGTGTTTCGCAAAGCGGGTCTCGATCCCGAGAAGGGGCCGACGACTTGGGACGAAATGCTGGAGATGTCGAAGCAAATCACCGAAGCCGGCAAAGGCGAATATTGGGGCGGCGTTATCTACGCGGGGCCGAATAACGGCGGTTACCTCCGCGCCGGCATCTACCCGCTTATCAACGGCGGCGGCTTCGTAGACGAGAACAACCATCCGATATTCAACCATGAAAAGAACGTCGCGGCGTTTCAATTCCTGCGTGATTTGAATCAATACGCGCCGAAGGGCGTCATGGCCAACACGGGCGAAGGCGCTTATTGGGATCCTGTCAACAAGGGGCAGGTCGGCATCTGGGCGGAAGGTCCGTGGATGGTCTCCACTTGCGCGTCTCTGAACTTGGATTGCGGCACGGGACCGCTGCCGTTGTCCGAAGGCGGCCAGCAAGCCAATATTACGATCGGAGCGGCGTTCGCTTCCGTTCCGATCTACGCGAAGAACAAAGAGGGCGGCTTTAAATTCATCGAAGCGATGCTTAGCGAGGACGTGCAGCAAATCATCGCAGACGCCGGCGTACGCCCGCCTGTGCTGAAGAGCATCGGCGAGAGCGAAGCATACAAAACAGCGCATCCTGAAATTTACAAATTCTACGAAGCGATGGCCGGCAACGTCAAGGGCTTGCCGACGTTCGCGAAAGATAACACGCGTGCATGGCAAATCTACGGCGAGGCGATGTCCCGTACCCTCATGACGAACGAAGACGTCAAGTCGATCCTCGACGGCGCTCAGCAAAAGGTAGAAGCGCTCTTGAAATAA
- a CDS encoding NAD-dependent epimerase/dehydratase family protein — MKIAVTGGGGSLGQWVIDELLTNGYQALSIDVNPPSKKVCPHLKAELNDLGQVYGALKGCDAVIHLAAIPAPVLRTPEVTFGNNAISTFNVLEAASSLGMTKAVVGSSESIYGICWSSKPQSPRYVPMDEEHPFQIGDCYALSKQTNELTCEMYHRKTGIQTVSLRFANIVKPDQYEHFRGMIDDPGLYMKNLWSYVDVRDAAAACRAAMEAEGLGAVALNITANETMAEVETMELIKRYYPALTDIREPLEGHALIYTNRKARELLNWSPMHSWRDYIRR; from the coding sequence GTGAAAATTGCAGTTACCGGCGGAGGAGGCTCCCTCGGCCAATGGGTGATCGACGAACTGCTCACTAACGGATACCAAGCCTTGTCCATCGACGTCAATCCGCCTAGTAAGAAGGTCTGTCCGCATCTCAAAGCGGAATTGAACGATCTTGGCCAAGTATACGGTGCGCTGAAGGGCTGCGACGCAGTCATTCACCTAGCCGCCATCCCCGCTCCCGTCCTGCGCACGCCGGAAGTGACCTTCGGCAATAACGCGATCTCAACGTTCAATGTGCTGGAAGCCGCCTCCTCTCTTGGCATGACCAAGGCTGTCGTCGGCTCCAGCGAATCGATCTACGGAATATGCTGGTCCTCGAAGCCGCAGTCTCCTCGTTATGTGCCTATGGACGAGGAGCACCCGTTCCAGATTGGCGACTGCTACGCGTTATCCAAACAAACCAACGAGCTTACTTGCGAGATGTATCACCGAAAAACGGGAATTCAAACGGTGTCTCTTCGGTTCGCGAACATCGTGAAGCCCGACCAGTATGAACACTTCCGCGGAATGATCGACGATCCCGGGCTTTACATGAAAAACTTGTGGAGCTACGTCGACGTCCGCGACGCCGCCGCCGCCTGCCGTGCGGCGATGGAAGCGGAGGGGCTCGGCGCTGTAGCGTTAAACATCACGGCGAACGAAACGATGGCCGAGGTGGAGACGATGGAGCTCATTAAGAGGTACTACCCGGCGCTGACGGACATCCGCGAACCGCTCGAGGGCCATGCGCTTATCTATACCAATCGGAAAGCGCGAGAGTTGCTGAACTGGAGTCCCATGCATTCTTGGCGAGATTATATCCGCAGATAA
- a CDS encoding GntR family transcriptional regulator, which produces MTNQNQPLYLQIRTFLRNKIETGELKPGDQIPVEAELAQQFNVSRITIKSALKMLVDEGLVYRTAGRGTFVSDPQRPAALEPAGPDNYRKIGLIGPMTSDSYTLGLLRSIEDQCKEQNLIMLFRSAVTQSEEKEAIRILRSQGVEGLIIFPADGEAYSQAILDLKTEGFPFVLIDRYLPGIKTNAVVSDNFQGGYLGTEYLVNKGHRQIGIVSGTKSKTASSEDRFSGYLEAARKTGLKIEPLHWLTRIDEISYHEEQPTRDMIRDWLNGQQELTAVFAFGSAMAVYVAEIAVQLGKRVPEDLAILSFDTPNIRDFQGLYFSRIEQQEERIGVSAVELLLQVIADPSIIERIVIPVSLVEGRST; this is translated from the coding sequence ATGACGAATCAAAATCAACCTTTATATCTACAAATTCGGACCTTCCTGCGTAATAAAATTGAAACCGGCGAGTTAAAGCCCGGAGACCAAATTCCGGTGGAAGCGGAGCTTGCGCAGCAATTTAACGTCAGCCGAATAACGATTAAGAGCGCATTAAAGATGCTCGTCGACGAAGGACTCGTGTACCGCACCGCAGGAAGGGGCACCTTCGTGTCCGATCCGCAGCGGCCCGCGGCGCTCGAGCCGGCCGGCCCGGACAACTACAGGAAAATCGGCCTCATCGGCCCGATGACCAGCGATTCGTACACGCTCGGCCTCTTAAGAAGCATCGAGGATCAATGCAAGGAACAGAACTTGATTATGTTGTTCCGCTCCGCGGTCACGCAATCCGAGGAAAAGGAAGCGATCCGCATTCTGCGTTCGCAAGGCGTCGAAGGACTCATTATTTTTCCTGCGGACGGCGAAGCCTACAGCCAAGCGATCCTCGATTTAAAGACCGAGGGCTTCCCCTTCGTGCTGATCGACCGGTATTTGCCGGGCATCAAGACGAACGCCGTCGTCTCCGATAACTTTCAAGGCGGCTACCTCGGTACGGAGTATTTAGTCAATAAGGGGCATCGGCAGATCGGCATCGTCTCCGGAACGAAGTCGAAAACCGCCAGCTCGGAAGACCGCTTTTCCGGTTATCTCGAGGCGGCGCGTAAGACGGGGCTGAAGATCGAACCGCTCCATTGGCTGACGCGAATCGACGAAATTTCGTATCACGAGGAGCAGCCGACCCGGGACATGATTCGGGATTGGCTGAACGGTCAGCAGGAGCTCACGGCGGTTTTCGCCTTCGGCTCCGCCATGGCCGTCTACGTCGCGGAGATCGCCGTACAGCTCGGGAAGCGCGTTCCCGAGGATTTGGCGATCCTGTCTTTCGATACGCCCAATATTCGGGATTTTCAAGGTCTATACTTCAGCCGCATCGAGCAGCAGGAGGAACGGATCGGCGTCAGCGCCGTCGAACTTCTCCTGCAGGTCATCGCCGATCCCTCGATCATTGAACGGATCGTCATTCCCGTCAGCCTAGTCGAAGGCAGGTCGACGTAA